A genomic window from Archaeoglobus profundus DSM 5631 includes:
- a CDS encoding AN1-type zinc finger domain-containing protein, which yields MFLIPGWVIAVLTFPGVIIHEFAHKIACDLIGVHVYRVCYFRIGNPAGYVEHAPPKTYKQAFVISTAPFIVNSAIAVAIFAIAVKTPSTIKIFGIEFKYILYWLGISIAMHAFPSSHDAKNVWDFTWKVWRRNPLVILGIPVVVLIYIANALSYFWFDAIYALILLTLTVSIVKAPTTDAVTSFAKDISEGVISLAKDVTKGLETSLGISNVEISSDFLYHNIPLATFVVVIAIICLFAIKSKRRGIPTRKRYRIKEISEVGEYYPPPPDVTTNTTTYYSNETTETKEHESLYAKCAFCGKTVYLPYKCNYCGQYYCDDHRLPFNHNCPGIDSYKDSPPPKGGIWKYRRRD from the coding sequence ATGTTCTTAATTCCCGGATGGGTCATAGCTGTTTTGACCTTTCCCGGTGTAATTATACACGAATTTGCACATAAAATAGCTTGCGATTTGATAGGTGTCCATGTCTACAGAGTTTGCTACTTTAGAATAGGCAACCCGGCAGGTTATGTAGAACATGCCCCTCCAAAGACATACAAACAAGCGTTCGTAATATCTACAGCACCATTCATAGTAAACTCAGCGATAGCTGTAGCCATCTTCGCTATAGCCGTAAAAACTCCATCCACTATTAAAATTTTTGGCATTGAATTTAAATACATCCTATATTGGCTTGGGATATCGATAGCAATGCATGCTTTTCCAAGCAGTCATGATGCCAAGAATGTATGGGATTTCACATGGAAAGTTTGGAGACGAAATCCTCTGGTCATTCTCGGAATTCCAGTTGTAGTCTTGATTTACATAGCGAATGCTTTGAGTTACTTCTGGTTTGATGCAATCTATGCTTTAATCCTGCTTACATTAACGGTTAGTATCGTAAAAGCTCCCACAACCGATGCAGTCACGAGCTTTGCTAAAGATATCTCTGAAGGTGTCATCAGCCTCGCTAAGGATGTTACAAAAGGGCTTGAAACATCTCTTGGAATATCAAATGTTGAGATAAGCTCAGACTTTCTATACCACAACATCCCCTTAGCAACATTCGTAGTTGTAATAGCGATCATCTGCTTATTCGCTATCAAAAGTAAAAGAAGAGGGATTCCAACAAGAAAGAGATACAGAATTAAGGAAATCTCCGAAGTAGGCGAATACTATCCACCTCCACCAGATGTTACAACCAATACCACAACATATTATTCGAACGAAACAACAGAAACCAAAGAACACGAATCGCTCTACGCTAAATGTGCCTTCTGCGGTAAAACAGTCTATCTGCCGTATAAGTGCAACTATTGTGGGCAATACTACTGCGATGACCATCGTTTACCTTTCAACCACAATTGTCCGGGAATAGACTCCTACAAAGACTCTCCACCGCCTAAAGGGGGGATATGGAAATACAGAAGAAGAGATTGA
- a CDS encoding type II toxin-antitoxin system HicA family toxin, with translation MSKIYKASDIRRALNKKGFREVGSKHIKYILYIDEKKQPIFTIISHSAKDLSKEIQKRIMKQLKFKSRKDFEDFIECPMSRDDYIRYLKKEGYI, from the coding sequence ATGTCTAAAATATATAAAGCTTCAGATATTCGGCGGGCACTAAATAAAAAAGGTTTCAGGGAAGTAGGATCAAAACATATTAAATATATATTATACATTGACGAAAAGAAACAGCCAATTTTTACAATTATCAGTCATTCAGCAAAGGATTTGTCAAAAGAAATTCAAAAGAGGATTATGAAACAATTAAAATTTAAGAGCCGAAAGGATTTCGAAGATTTTATAGAATGTCCCATGAGTCGTGACGATTACATCCGTTATCTGAAAAAAGAGGGATACATTTAG
- a CDS encoding MarR family winged helix-turn-helix transcriptional regulator has translation MSELTKTQIKILSYLAEKDEGKARFNEIVEELGLARATLSRNLKHLVEKGYVKRVVETSTKEYPPPVYYIITDKGREALKNAVPLDINVEFVKKGNVVEVKYSVDEITKEALEGLAKAQGLEPVDFLKAVTFCIGWGLEKKRSKTGCLELTDDELRRMSLLLKKGLLNLLKKYWALEEELNRFEELLKSPELSKNLSKETYNELRKYVDSLKRETDKFRGELQKIISECLDKKEVEKIST, from the coding sequence ATGAGTGAACTAACTAAAACGCAAATCAAGATTCTCAGCTACCTTGCAGAAAAAGATGAGGGTAAAGCTCGCTTTAATGAGATTGTTGAAGAACTTGGTTTGGCACGAGCAACACTTTCAAGAAATCTAAAGCATTTAGTTGAAAAAGGATATGTTAAGAGAGTCGTTGAAACGTCAACTAAAGAATATCCTCCTCCAGTTTACTACATAATCACTGATAAAGGTAGAGAGGCACTAAAGAATGCTGTACCATTAGATATCAATGTAGAGTTTGTGAAAAAAGGAAATGTCGTTGAAGTAAAATATAGTGTTGATGAGATTACTAAAGAAGCTCTTGAAGGGTTGGCTAAGGCGCAAGGACTTGAACCAGTTGATTTCCTAAAAGCTGTAACATTTTGTATAGGGTGGGGACTTGAAAAGAAGCGTTCTAAAACAGGCTGTTTGGAACTTACAGATGATGAATTGAGAAGAATGTCCCTCTTACTGAAAAAAGGTTTACTTAATCTTTTGAAGAAGTATTGGGCACTTGAAGAAGAGCTTAATCGTTTTGAAGAACTTCTTAAGAGTCCGGAATTATCTAAAAATCTTAGTAAAGAGACCTACAATGAGTTAAGGAAGTATGTAGATAGTCTAAAGAGGGAAACAGACAAGTTTAGGGGCGAATTACAGAAAATTATATCTGAATGTTTGGATAAAAAAGAGGTTGAAAAGATATCGACTTAG
- a CDS encoding AbrB/MazE/SpoVT family DNA-binding domain-containing protein, with translation MGLMKPTWRRKIRRVGDELVISIPSELKHCFEGVNNVILTIEGDKIVIFAERDGGVSNG, from the coding sequence ATGGGTTTGATGAAACCTACATGGCGTAGAAAAATAAGAAGAGTTGGAGACGAACTGGTAATCAGCATCCCTTCTGAGCTAAAGCACTGTTTTGAAGGAGTTAACAACGTAATATTGACAATAGAAGGAGATAAAATTGTTATTTTTGCTGAAAGAGATGGAGGTGTGTCTAATGGCTAA
- a CDS encoding minichromosome maintenance protein MCM, whose protein sequence is MISSEDPLVDFVYYIDAKLKNAVVGENIVIDFEKDGLTTFLISRGFWDKFKENPVELLRRLESHILERLKMYDVKEVKVKYTNWPKFLKKEITEVRRVNNIGKLVVFEGVVRKITSAFSRIRNIQYHCTECGSPVEVEPVDGRIPKVACPKCGSKKFELIAEEKKDCQVIEVQEYPEGLRRQPESIKVYLYDDLVGLVYPGDKVVVAGILKEVRPPNKSYGDFVVEAISIEFVEDDLRNINLTSEDVQKIKELAKDPQIYEKLAKSLAPTVKGHDAIKQAIVLQLFGGVTKVYPNGTKRRGNIHILLVGDPSTAKSQLAESVAKVAPRSVFVDGTLMTKVGLTVTTSRDEVTGRWTIEAGALVLADNGIAIIDEIEKAKKDDLEGLERPLEQQVVNVSKAGINATLNARTSVLACANPKRGRFDRHEPIVEQIKLSPPLLSRFDLIFVLLDEPDEVRDAEIADFILSGGYEEPPIDPELFKKYILYARNNITNVELSEGAKRKLKEFYTEMRIKSKETGSIAITTRQLEALKRLTEASAKVRLSNVATEEDAERAIRIFEESIKQVAIDPETGNIDIDYAISGVSAKQRDDIRTILDIIEEFEEQTPWGASEETILAKAEEKGIPQGKALELLDKLKKEGDIFSPRFGYFKRYGR, encoded by the coding sequence ATGATAAGCAGTGAAGACCCTCTTGTCGATTTTGTATATTACATTGATGCTAAGCTTAAGAATGCTGTAGTTGGCGAGAACATCGTTATAGACTTCGAAAAAGACGGACTTACCACTTTCCTCATCTCAAGAGGATTCTGGGACAAGTTCAAGGAGAATCCAGTTGAACTCCTCAGGAGGCTGGAATCTCACATCCTTGAGAGACTCAAGATGTACGATGTCAAGGAGGTCAAAGTAAAGTACACGAATTGGCCAAAGTTCCTCAAAAAGGAGATCACGGAGGTAAGAAGGGTTAACAATATTGGCAAACTGGTCGTTTTTGAGGGTGTCGTAAGGAAGATCACGTCTGCTTTTTCGAGGATTAGGAACATTCAGTACCATTGTACGGAGTGTGGTAGTCCTGTAGAGGTTGAACCTGTGGATGGCAGAATTCCTAAGGTTGCCTGTCCTAAGTGCGGTTCTAAGAAGTTTGAGCTTATTGCTGAGGAAAAGAAAGACTGTCAGGTTATAGAGGTTCAGGAATACCCGGAGGGGCTGAGGAGACAGCCAGAATCGATCAAGGTCTACCTCTATGATGACTTAGTTGGCTTAGTTTACCCGGGAGACAAGGTAGTGGTAGCGGGAATACTCAAGGAGGTAAGACCACCGAACAAGTCATACGGAGACTTTGTAGTTGAAGCGATAAGCATCGAGTTTGTCGAAGACGACTTGAGGAACATCAACCTGACCTCTGAGGATGTTCAAAAGATCAAGGAACTTGCCAAGGATCCGCAAATCTACGAGAAGCTTGCAAAGAGTTTAGCACCAACGGTAAAAGGACACGATGCGATCAAGCAGGCTATAGTCTTGCAACTCTTCGGTGGTGTGACGAAGGTTTATCCAAATGGCACGAAGAGGAGGGGCAACATCCACATTCTCCTCGTTGGAGATCCGTCCACAGCGAAGTCACAGCTTGCCGAGAGCGTTGCGAAGGTTGCTCCTCGTTCAGTTTTCGTGGATGGAACATTGATGACAAAGGTAGGGCTAACGGTAACGACTTCGAGAGACGAAGTGACGGGAAGGTGGACGATAGAGGCTGGTGCTCTCGTTTTGGCTGATAACGGTATTGCGATCATTGATGAAATCGAGAAGGCTAAGAAAGACGATTTAGAAGGCTTGGAGAGACCGCTTGAGCAACAGGTCGTGAACGTCTCCAAAGCTGGCATAAATGCGACACTGAATGCGAGGACATCCGTTTTAGCATGTGCAAACCCCAAGAGAGGCAGATTTGACAGACATGAACCGATAGTCGAACAGATTAAGCTTAGTCCTCCTCTACTTTCGAGATTTGATCTGATATTTGTTCTCTTGGACGAGCCGGATGAGGTTAGAGATGCTGAGATTGCTGATTTCATTTTAAGCGGAGGTTATGAAGAGCCACCGATTGACCCGGAACTCTTCAAGAAATACATTCTCTACGCAAGAAACAACATCACAAACGTTGAACTGAGTGAAGGAGCGAAGAGGAAGCTCAAGGAGTTCTATACTGAGATGAGGATAAAGAGCAAGGAGACGGGTTCCATTGCCATTACAACGAGGCAGTTGGAGGCTTTGAAGAGGCTCACGGAAGCTTCTGCCAAGGTTAGGCTCAGCAACGTTGCAACGGAGGAGGATGCGGAGAGGGCGATAAGGATCTTCGAGGAGAGCATAAAGCAGGTTGCGATAGATCCTGAAACGGGCAACATCGACATCGATTACGCTATAAGCGGTGTTTCTGCCAAGCAGAGGGATGATATCAGAACGATTCTCGACATAATTGAGGAGTTCGAGGAGCAGACTCCTTGGGGTGCGAGCGAGGAGACGATTCTTGCAAAGGCTGAGGAGAAGGGAATTCCGCAGGGTAAGGCGTTGGAACTCCTTGATAAGCTGAAGAAGGAGGGGGACATCTTCTCTCCAAGATTTGGGTATTTTAAGAGGTATGGGAGGTGA
- a CDS encoding BhlA/UviB family holin-like peptide yields the protein MANPIYIIEKVNDTHYYMYRVDQVQLPDWVGILLVIFAAFVVVLLAYSIKKEYNLREKRANELKRLNDILERLEKKLEEGDSDA from the coding sequence ATGGCTAATCCGATTTACATCATCGAAAAAGTCAATGACACTCATTATTACATGTACAGAGTAGATCAAGTACAACTACCTGATTGGGTTGGTATCCTACTAGTAATCTTCGCCGCTTTCGTGGTGGTTTTACTGGCTTATTCTATCAAAAAAGAGTACAATCTCAGAGAAAAGAGGGCTAATGAGCTTAAGAGACTGAACGACATTCTTGAGAGGCTTGAGAAAAAGCTTGAGGAGGGCGATTCTGATGCTTAG
- the pth2 gene encoding peptidyl-tRNA hydrolase Pth2 yields MNEIKQVIVVREDLKLSRGKLAVQVAHASIIGYEKADRRIVEAWKMQGQKKIVLKVNSLEELMKIKEKAEKMGLPTGIVVDAGLTEIPPGTITAVVIGPDEAKKIDKVTGNLPLLK; encoded by the coding sequence ATGAATGAGATAAAGCAAGTAATAGTCGTAAGAGAGGATTTGAAGCTCTCTAGAGGCAAGTTGGCAGTTCAGGTTGCACATGCCTCCATCATAGGATACGAGAAGGCTGATAGAAGGATAGTAGAGGCTTGGAAAATGCAAGGGCAAAAGAAGATAGTTTTGAAGGTCAACAGCTTGGAAGAGCTCATGAAAATCAAGGAAAAAGCCGAGAAGATGGGGTTGCCTACAGGTATTGTTGTAGATGCCGGACTGACAGAGATTCCACCCGGAACGATTACGGCAGTAGTAATAGGACCCGATGAAGCAAAGAAGATCGACAAGGTTACGGGAAATTTACCACTTTTGAAATGA
- a CDS encoding DUF5749 family beta-barrel protein: MEMICKFVVKDGKIIGESIDVFENNLIVKSGSDFIGIPLESVVEVDKERITVKDFDESLAKEVGKKWMVEKSKPVSLEELEKMGL, from the coding sequence ATGGAGATGATATGCAAGTTCGTTGTAAAGGATGGAAAGATTATAGGGGAAAGTATAGACGTTTTTGAGAACAATCTCATAGTAAAATCTGGGAGTGATTTCATAGGAATCCCGCTTGAAAGCGTAGTTGAAGTGGATAAGGAAAGGATAACGGTAAAGGACTTTGATGAGTCCTTAGCTAAAGAAGTTGGAAAAAAGTGGATGGTGGAGAAGTCCAAACCTGTAAGCTTGGAAGAGCTTGAAAAGATGGGTCTATGA
- a CDS encoding DUF763 domain-containing protein: MRFIDLPLHTGHAPPWLFKRMVKLAECIVGIVIEEFGESELLNRLSDPIFFQAFSNVLGFDWNSSGSTTVLTAVLKEVLNSKDYGVKVAGGKGSNALKTPEEIRNLAEKVDADAEELVRISRLAAKLDNVALQDGYDLYHHAIFFTKKRWCVVQQGMNTQLKLARRYHLNSLEDQNIISQRIENEVLNLVSDKSEGCRKVILDVVRDGDFKRFRAFLPKRVDWKALEVAYNLQPENFEELLLVRGIGKRTVRALALISELIYNTPYDKTDPAKFCFALGGKDGVPYPVDVKTYDEVIEFLKSVLSQRRLDEFRTIYKRLAQVQASLRSGSPL; this comes from the coding sequence GTGAGATTTATCGATCTACCCCTCCACACCGGACACGCCCCGCCTTGGCTCTTCAAGAGGATGGTGAAACTTGCGGAGTGCATAGTCGGTATTGTAATCGAGGAATTCGGCGAATCTGAACTTCTAAACAGATTGTCAGATCCAATCTTCTTTCAGGCATTCTCAAACGTTTTAGGCTTTGATTGGAATTCTTCAGGCTCTACAACAGTACTAACAGCCGTTTTGAAGGAAGTTCTGAACTCGAAAGATTACGGAGTAAAGGTTGCGGGAGGAAAGGGTAGCAACGCCCTTAAAACACCCGAAGAAATAAGGAATTTAGCTGAAAAGGTTGATGCAGATGCAGAAGAGCTTGTTAGAATTAGCAGATTGGCTGCGAAACTTGACAATGTGGCTCTGCAAGATGGCTACGATCTTTATCACCATGCCATATTCTTCACAAAGAAAAGATGGTGTGTCGTTCAGCAGGGGATGAATACCCAGTTAAAGCTCGCGAGGAGGTATCATTTGAACAGCTTGGAAGATCAGAATATAATTTCTCAGAGGATTGAGAACGAGGTTTTGAACCTTGTTTCGGATAAGAGCGAAGGATGTAGAAAAGTCATATTGGATGTTGTTAGAGATGGAGATTTCAAGCGATTTAGGGCCTTCTTACCTAAGAGGGTTGATTGGAAGGCTTTGGAAGTTGCTTATAATCTCCAGCCCGAGAACTTTGAAGAACTCCTACTCGTTAGAGGTATTGGTAAAAGAACTGTCAGAGCTTTGGCCTTGATATCTGAGTTGATATACAACACACCATACGATAAGACCGATCCGGCTAAATTCTGCTTTGCCTTGGGTGGAAAGGATGGTGTTCCTTATCCCGTTGATGTAAAAACCTACGATGAAGTCATAGAATTCCTGAAAAGTGTTTTGAGCCAGAGAAGGCTCGATGAGTTTAGGACGATTTATAAGAGACTTGCTCAGGTGCAAGCCTCGTTAAGATCTGGTAGTCCGTTATGA
- a CDS encoding CBS domain-containing protein: protein MVLGLTQVQKEILNALITLYRKKGLPVKGEEISELINRNPGTVRNQMQALRALGLVEGAPGPKGGYRPTAKAFELLSITEPSKAVKVPVIVNGKLMEDLSAEELTFPSLPHPEVCEARVRMVGDIRKIPPDAEIIIGPTPVNEMLVFGKVTGRDDTENIVIMSVQKIYAIPKDTVGMHMSTPIITVNADDDIVSASKVLLNHQIHRAPAKKGEDFIGIFSLRNAVQAFIEGKKDAKVREYMDPTIVKVEKDTKLSEALRLMRDYNVRLIVVTDEGKPVGVITDYQILTRLAPEQVSYKSS from the coding sequence ATGGTACTCGGATTGACTCAAGTTCAAAAAGAGATACTGAATGCCCTGATTACACTCTACAGAAAAAAGGGTTTGCCCGTTAAAGGAGAGGAGATATCAGAACTTATCAACAGGAATCCCGGTACAGTAAGGAACCAGATGCAGGCTTTAAGAGCTTTGGGACTTGTTGAGGGTGCTCCCGGCCCAAAAGGAGGTTACAGGCCTACGGCAAAAGCTTTCGAATTGTTATCAATTACAGAGCCGAGTAAAGCTGTCAAAGTTCCGGTAATTGTGAACGGTAAGCTCATGGAAGATTTGAGCGCTGAAGAGCTAACATTCCCATCACTTCCACACCCCGAAGTCTGTGAAGCTAGAGTTAGAATGGTGGGAGATATCAGGAAGATTCCTCCAGATGCCGAAATAATCATAGGTCCTACACCCGTAAACGAGATGCTCGTTTTTGGAAAGGTGACGGGCAGGGATGACACGGAGAACATCGTCATAATGTCAGTTCAAAAGATCTACGCAATTCCGAAGGATACAGTCGGAATGCACATGTCAACGCCTATAATAACGGTAAATGCAGACGATGACATAGTTTCGGCCTCCAAAGTCCTTCTAAATCATCAGATACACAGGGCCCCAGCTAAGAAAGGAGAGGACTTTATAGGTATATTCTCCCTAAGAAATGCAGTTCAGGCTTTTATAGAGGGTAAAAAGGATGCAAAAGTTAGAGAGTACATGGATCCGACAATAGTCAAGGTTGAGAAAGATACAAAGCTCAGCGAAGCTCTAAGGCTGATGAGGGACTATAACGTGAGATTGATTGTAGTTACCGATGAGGGTAAGCCTGTCGGAGTCATAACGGACTACCAGATCTTAACGAGGCTTGCACCTGAGCAAGTCTCTTATAAATCGTCCTAA
- a CDS encoding universal stress protein — protein MWKVLYATDFSDHSQKVLNVLVRYRDLVKEVVVVRVINVHRFQNPLVNVADLINEERKYAEEKILEILDFLDDHYGIKGEVFYIPVGDPAEEIMRVAEKEKADVIMMGHRGRGALKKILLGSVAEGVAKISRIPVLVVKEGIELFKRVLYVPYPLDSKIPKVLLDVGKVADIVYVAHVVEPLLPPESTKRIFDEMFEKAKEKLESIKEELEKNRIKAESILEVGCPNKEILRIANKCRASCVFLKTTEFTKVSDGVLRYSKSSVMVVKEG, from the coding sequence ATGTGGAAGGTCCTGTACGCAACGGACTTTTCGGATCACTCTCAAAAAGTTTTGAACGTATTGGTAAGGTATCGCGATCTCGTGAAAGAGGTGGTAGTGGTTAGAGTAATAAATGTCCATAGATTTCAGAATCCGCTAGTGAATGTAGCGGACTTAATAAATGAGGAAAGAAAGTATGCAGAAGAAAAGATTCTTGAAATTCTCGACTTTTTGGATGATCATTACGGCATAAAAGGTGAGGTGTTTTACATACCTGTGGGTGATCCTGCCGAAGAGATAATGAGAGTTGCCGAAAAAGAGAAAGCGGATGTTATAATGATGGGTCATAGGGGTAGAGGAGCTTTGAAGAAAATTCTTTTGGGAAGTGTTGCGGAAGGAGTTGCGAAGATATCGAGAATTCCTGTTCTCGTTGTGAAGGAGGGTATAGAACTATTTAAACGCGTTCTATACGTGCCCTACCCTTTAGACTCAAAAATTCCCAAAGTACTGCTGGATGTTGGGAAGGTAGCAGACATTGTTTATGTCGCGCATGTAGTTGAGCCGTTGCTACCTCCCGAATCGACTAAAAGGATTTTTGATGAGATGTTTGAAAAGGCTAAGGAAAAGCTTGAATCTATAAAGGAAGAGCTTGAAAAGAATAGGATAAAGGCGGAAAGCATTTTGGAAGTGGGCTGCCCTAACAAAGAAATACTGCGAATTGCAAACAAGTGTAGAGCTTCTTGCGTATTCCTAAAGACTACCGAATTTACCAAGGTCAGTGATGGAGTCCTAAGGTACTCCAAGTCTTCTGTTATGGTTGTTAAGGAAGGATAG
- the udg gene encoding type-4 uracil-DNA glycosylase: MRLEDVEGEIRKCRKCKLWKYKTNYVPGEGNPNAKIVFIGEAPGKEEDLQGRPFVGKAGKYLTEVLKKLGVERSDVYITNVLKCRPPNNRDPKPEEIEACKPHLLRQLEIIKPDVIVCLGRFSSDVILNEFGIGFRGISRDRGKVFDVEKWGKVVKIIPTYHPAAVLRNKSLADYFESDLKKAVEVLKKRPKTLLDFFS, encoded by the coding sequence ATGAGGCTCGAAGATGTTGAGGGTGAGATTAGGAAGTGTAGGAAATGCAAGCTCTGGAAATACAAGACGAACTACGTTCCTGGAGAGGGAAATCCAAACGCAAAGATAGTTTTTATCGGTGAAGCTCCTGGGAAGGAAGAGGATTTACAGGGAAGACCTTTCGTTGGGAAGGCTGGGAAATACCTCACAGAAGTGTTGAAAAAGCTCGGAGTTGAGAGGAGTGATGTTTACATAACGAACGTTCTAAAGTGCAGACCTCCTAACAACAGAGATCCCAAGCCCGAAGAGATAGAGGCTTGCAAACCTCACCTCCTGAGACAACTCGAGATAATAAAACCAGACGTAATAGTCTGCTTGGGTAGGTTTTCATCCGATGTGATACTCAACGAGTTTGGAATTGGATTTAGAGGGATAAGCAGGGATAGAGGTAAGGTGTTCGATGTCGAAAAATGGGGTAAAGTCGTGAAGATAATTCCCACATATCATCCAGCAGCTGTTTTAAGGAACAAATCCCTCGCAGATTACTTTGAGAGCGATTTGAAAAAAGCAGTCGAGGTTTTGAAGAAGAGACCAAAAACTCTGTTGGACTTCTTCAGCTGA
- a CDS encoding ROK family protein has translation MILGVDIGGTNIDVVLYDGKFVHIATYPTQSTITRLNDVLKELVDEYKVDAVGIGFAGWIRENKILKAPNVNFKPDFDLNVPYKLDNDANCFALYASHHFKLSNVLGITIGTGIGSGIIVDGKVYRGMGLAGEIGHWFVGGDDVCTCGGKGHLECYFGGWSFKKRGLNAIELVESGEVYELEDFEKLCICVANAITLLDPEAVVFGGRIGGSLDEKILRERLYRHLMPEFRPKIKTLKDPLAVAKGACLMVMK, from the coding sequence ATGATCTTAGGTGTAGATATAGGAGGGACAAACATAGACGTTGTCCTCTACGACGGTAAATTCGTGCACATCGCAACTTATCCAACGCAAAGCACGATTACGAGGTTGAACGATGTCCTGAAAGAACTTGTTGATGAATACAAAGTTGATGCGGTGGGAATTGGATTTGCGGGTTGGATAAGGGAAAATAAGATTTTGAAAGCTCCAAACGTTAATTTTAAGCCGGATTTTGATTTAAACGTTCCTTACAAGCTTGACAACGATGCTAACTGCTTTGCACTCTACGCATCTCACCACTTTAAGCTGAGCAACGTCTTAGGGATAACGATAGGGACTGGAATTGGGAGCGGAATAATAGTCGATGGTAAGGTTTACAGAGGAATGGGTCTTGCAGGTGAGATTGGACACTGGTTCGTCGGTGGAGATGATGTTTGCACTTGCGGCGGCAAAGGTCACTTGGAGTGCTACTTCGGTGGCTGGAGCTTTAAAAAGAGGGGCTTGAACGCCATTGAATTAGTTGAGAGTGGTGAGGTTTACGAGCTTGAAGATTTTGAGAAGCTGTGCATATGCGTTGCGAATGCCATAACACTGCTGGACCCAGAGGCTGTTGTCTTCGGGGGGAGGATAGGAGGGAGCTTAGATGAGAAAATATTGAGAGAAAGGTTATACCGCCACCTCATGCCGGAATTCAGACCGAAAATTAAAACTTTGAAAGATCCCCTTGCAGTTGCCAAGGGGGCTTGTTTGATGGTGATGAAATGA
- a CDS encoding glycosyltransferase — MKSAVLITYRKPGFIEENVKKLIKEGFEVIVAVDEPNEEILRIVRKYGLKATISERRRGKWRALNDAIKLAKGDYVIFIDSDTRIVELGDFEKFDAVEIVKEVNASSLIERLAKIEFFNMFLTSKIASKLGSCLSLNGSAFGIRRDVLLKLGGFRRRINEDTDLGMRLGLNGYRVGVCGRAITKSPSRLKDWLAQRERWSLGGAEVVIENFPSILKRPRLWIPYLFQFYPTIVGLALGFALPDSIILKVLSLIILFMFFVHFKLISFLLLSVFELHVMRNVIAMLISFIVWALTVIALSKKTNYEIEFKLLPLYYFLYNPLWTMICIVALAKASVFRLIGKELKVKDWVV; from the coding sequence ATGAAATCTGCAGTCCTGATAACTTACAGGAAACCTGGTTTCATCGAGGAGAACGTGAAAAAGCTGATTAAAGAGGGATTTGAAGTAATCGTTGCTGTGGACGAGCCGAATGAAGAAATTCTGAGGATTGTGAGAAAATACGGTTTGAAAGCAACGATAAGCGAGAGGAGGAGGGGAAAGTGGAGGGCTTTGAACGATGCGATCAAGTTAGCGAAAGGTGATTACGTAATCTTTATCGATTCCGATACGAGAATAGTGGAGTTGGGAGATTTTGAGAAGTTTGATGCAGTGGAGATCGTGAAGGAGGTAAACGCCTCATCCCTAATCGAAAGGCTTGCAAAAATAGAGTTCTTCAACATGTTTCTGACCTCAAAAATCGCATCTAAGCTTGGCTCCTGCCTAAGCTTGAACGGTTCTGCTTTCGGAATAAGGAGAGATGTTCTCCTAAAATTGGGAGGATTCAGAAGGCGCATAAACGAGGATACGGACTTGGGAATGAGGTTAGGTCTTAACGGGTATAGAGTCGGTGTGTGCGGGAGAGCAATAACAAAATCACCGTCGAGACTTAAAGACTGGCTCGCTCAGAGGGAGAGGTGGAGTTTGGGAGGGGCTGAAGTCGTTATAGAGAACTTCCCAAGTATTTTGAAGAGGCCAAGGCTGTGGATACCCTACCTGTTCCAGTTTTATCCTACAATTGTCGGACTCGCATTGGGTTTCGCACTTCCCGACAGTATTATTTTAAAGGTTTTGAGCTTGATCATTCTCTTCATGTTCTTCGTCCACTTTAAGCTAATTTCATTCCTTCTCCTCTCCGTCTTTGAACTTCACGTTATGAGGAATGTAATCGCTATGCTGATTTCCTTTATCGTCTGGGCTTTGACTGTGATAGCTCTTTCTAAGAAAACTAATTACGAAATCGAATTCAAGCTCCTACCCCTCTATTACTTTCTATACAACCCCCTCTGGACGATGATATGCATAGTTGCCCTCGCAAAAGCTTCGGTCTTTCGTTTGATTGGAAAGGAGTTAAAGGTGAAGGACTGGGTTGTATAA